From the Rhizobium sp. SL42 genome, the window TGTGGAAGACCTCGTTGACCAGGCCCTGCTTTTCCTGCTCGTCGACCTGGCGGAAACCATAGGAGGTTTCCATGCCGCCATCGGCGGAAATGCGGCTTGCAGTCATCGGTTCACTCCACTTGGCGACAGGTCGCTGGACCATAGCGAAAACGGCTGCCGAGCGCTATCTGCGCTATGTCAGCCCCATAGGCTGGTCTATAGACCTTAAAGAATGCGGTTCAAACAGAAAGATGGGCGCTAATGCCGGAATTGCCAGAGGTAGAAACCGTTAGGCGGGGCCTCAGTCCCACCATGGAAGGCGCGCTTTTGCAGCGCCTGGAGCTCAGAAGGCCCGATCTGCGCTTTCCCTTGCCGCGTGATTTCGCCGCAAGGGTCGAGGGCCGGCGCATTACCGCCTTGTCGCGCCGGGCAAAATATCTGCTGATCGACATGGAGGATGGCGCAACCGTGATCGCCCATCTCGGGATGTCCGGCTCGTTCCGCATCGAGGCGGGCGCAGTCGAAGGCGCGCCGGGCGTCTTTCACCATGAGAGAAGCAAGGATGAAAAGCATGACCATGTCATCTTTCACCTGCAACGACAGGAAGGCCCGGTGCGCGTCATCTACAATGATCCGCGCCGTTTCGGCTTCATGGACATGGCAACACGCGCACAACTCGATGTTTACCCCGCCTTTCGTGACCTGGGGCCTGAGCCGGTCGGCAATCTCCTGTCGGCCGACTATCTTGCCGGCCGATTCAATGGTCGCAGCCAGCCACTGAAGAGTGCCCTGCTCGATCAGAAGGTAATAGCAGGTCTCGGCAATATCTATGTCTGCGAAGCCCTGTGGCGGTCGCATCTCTCGCCCACGCGAAAGGTATCGACACTGGTCACCACGGCTGGCAAGCCGAAACCCGAATTGCAGCTGCTGGCCGACAGCATTCGCGAGGTGATCGCCGATGCCATCCTGGCCGGTGGTTCGTCATTGCGCGACCATATCCAGACGGATGGCACGCTCGGTTATTTCCAGCACAGCTTCCGTGCCTATGATCGCGAAGGCCACGCCTGCCTGACGGAAGGCTGCGGCGGTACCGTCGAAAGGATAGTTCAATCCGGCCGCTCGACATTCTATTGTCAGCGCTGCCAGAAGTAAGGCCACCAAACAACATCAAGGGAGTGAGCGATGTCCTTCGAGACCATATTGATCGAGCGGCGTGATCGCGTGGCGATCGTCACATTGAACCGGCCGCAGGCGCTGAATGCACTCAACTCCACTGTCGCGCGGGAATTGTGTCAGGTTTTCGAGCAATTGCAGGCCGATGCAGAGATTGGCGCCGTTGTCCTGACCGGCTCGGAAAAGGCGTTTGCCGCCGGCGCCGATATCAAGGAGATGCAGTCTCTCTCTTTCGTCGACGCCTATACGGGTGATTTCATCGGTACCTGGGACGATATTGCCGGTTTCCGCAAGCCGTTGATCGCGGCCGTGTCGGGCTTTGCTCTGGGCGGCGGTTGCGAGCTTGCCATGATGTGCGATTTCATCATCGCCTCGAAGACGGCGAAGTTCGGCCAGCCCGAGATCACGCTCGGCATCATACCGGGCATGGGAGGCTCCCAGCGCCTGACCCGTGCCGTCGGCAAGGCCAAGGCGATGGACCTTTGCCTGACCGGTCGCATGATGGATGCCACGGAAGCGGAGAGCGCCGGCCTCGTTGCCCGGATCGTCGAGCCTGAGCGGCTCCTGGACGAGGCGATCGAGGCTGCGGCCAGGATCGCGTCCTTTTCGCTGCCGGCGGTCATGATGGCCAAGGAGGCGGTCAATCGGGCTTTCGAGCAGCCGCTTGGCGAGGGTTTGCGCTTTGAGCGACGCCTGTTTCATTCGCTCTTCGCCACCGAAGACCAGAAGGAAGGCATGGCAGCATTTGTCGAGAAGCGCAAACCGGGCTTCCGGAATCGCTAACAAGATGAAGGGCAGGCGCGATTCATTCAGAATCCGCGTTGACGCAATCGCGCTTTCCCGCTATATGCCCGCCCACGGTTGGGAAAGCCGCTGGGCTTTTCCGAAATAGCTCCCCATTTGCTGAATTGGCAGGTCGCAATGACCCGACGCGGCGAGGGTGGGGTTTGGTTTGAATTCGAAGAGAGGCATCATGGCCAATACAACTTCGGCGAAGAAGGCGACCCGCAAGATCGCTCGCCAAACTGCAGTCAACAAGGCTCGCCGTTCGCGGGTCCGTGGTTTCATCCGCAAGGTCGAAGAAGCGATCGCATCGGGCGACGCAACTCTGGCCAAGGATGCCCTTCAGGCGGCTCAGCCGGAACTGCAGCGCGCAGCCACCAAGGGCGTTGTTCACGCCAACACCGCATCGCGCAAGATCTCGCGTCTTGCCTCGCGTGTTAAGGCCCTGTCGGCCTAAGTTCAGACATATTTTAGACGAATTTCGAAGAGCCTGGCATTGCGCCGGGCTTTTTGTGTTTGCGCTTTTTCTAAATGACGCCTATTGATTTAGAGGTTGCTACTTGACGGAAGTGTATCAGTCGAGTGACAGAAATAGATCAATAATTTCAGCCACTTGCTGGAGGTGCTCGGCCGGCCCGGCACTTTACCCAGGGGTAGGTTGGGCCCAATCTGAGTCAAGCGAATTTTTATTTTTGGGCTCATCAAACGCTCAAACACAGGGCCGTTTTCGAATCCCCTTGATTCAAAAGCGATTCTTTTGCGGATGAATGTGACGCAAAAACGATGGACGCAGAGTCAATGGCCGGCGTTCATTTTTGCGGAAAATTCACGGTTGATATTGCCATTTGATCCTGCCTTAATGAGGTCAAGCAAGGGGCTTGGGACGAGCCCGGAAGGGCAATCGGAACAGCAAAAGCTGCGACGATTTACCAGCCCTTGCTGGAGCGGGATGGACCTATTCCGTTATCCCATAAACTGATCGGTATTGCATCGGAAACGGCATCGTTTCCGCGCCCTACCGTTTTGCGTCTTGAGTGGCTTCAGGACGAGCGAATGCTGGCTGGCTTTTCATGTCGAGGATGAAAGGCACGCCGGGAAATTGGGAACGCTGTTTGAGGGGGCGGCGTTTTGTCGGAGCATGGCTTCTGGCCTGGGTTCCGGCGCTACACGGGGATTGTCGGGACGGTTGCGTCTCGGCGCGAGATAAAGCGGCTGCCGGACGATGATAAGACGCCCGGTACCTGAAATGATTTTGGAAGGCGGCAAAATGCATATTAATTCAATGACGGCCGGTGCGTTGGTAAATGGGGACCATGCACATTCGGCACTCAGCGCCGCGTGCTCCGATGGTGCGGGAGACAATGCCGAAATGAAGCACAATGCTCTTTTCGAGCGTTTCAGCCTCCGTCTCAAGGCTCAGGTTGGACCTGATGTCTATGCGAGCTGGTTTGGGCGCCTCAAACTCCATTCGGCATCGAAAAGCGTCGTGCGGTTGACCGTGCCGACTACTTTCCTGAAGTCCTGGATCAACAACCGCTATCTCGATCTGATCAGCTCGATTTTCCAGGCTGAAGATCCGAACATTCTCAAGGTGGAAATCATGGTGCGCAGCGCAAGCCGCGCCACCCGTGGCCCGATCGTCGATGAGCGCGAGGTCCCCGCCGATACCGCCCAGCCGGCCACCGGCCGCAAGTCCGGCCCGCAGTCGGTCGGCCAGATCGCCGCGTCTCAGGCTCCGGCTTCCAATTCCGCGCGCTCCAGCACCGCAACGCCGCTGTTCGGCTCGCCGCTCGACTCGCGCTATACCTTTGACGGCTTTGTCGAAGGTGCATCGAACCGCGTGGCCCTTGCCGC encodes:
- the mutM gene encoding bifunctional DNA-formamidopyrimidine glycosylase/DNA-(apurinic or apyrimidinic site) lyase, which produces MPELPEVETVRRGLSPTMEGALLQRLELRRPDLRFPLPRDFAARVEGRRITALSRRAKYLLIDMEDGATVIAHLGMSGSFRIEAGAVEGAPGVFHHERSKDEKHDHVIFHLQRQEGPVRVIYNDPRRFGFMDMATRAQLDVYPAFRDLGPEPVGNLLSADYLAGRFNGRSQPLKSALLDQKVIAGLGNIYVCEALWRSHLSPTRKVSTLVTTAGKPKPELQLLADSIREVIADAILAGGSSLRDHIQTDGTLGYFQHSFRAYDREGHACLTEGCGGTVERIVQSGRSTFYCQRCQK
- a CDS encoding enoyl-CoA hydratase; amino-acid sequence: MSFETILIERRDRVAIVTLNRPQALNALNSTVARELCQVFEQLQADAEIGAVVLTGSEKAFAAGADIKEMQSLSFVDAYTGDFIGTWDDIAGFRKPLIAAVSGFALGGGCELAMMCDFIIASKTAKFGQPEITLGIIPGMGGSQRLTRAVGKAKAMDLCLTGRMMDATEAESAGLVARIVEPERLLDEAIEAAARIASFSLPAVMMAKEAVNRAFEQPLGEGLRFERRLFHSLFATEDQKEGMAAFVEKRKPGFRNR
- the rpsT gene encoding 30S ribosomal protein S20, whose amino-acid sequence is MANTTSAKKATRKIARQTAVNKARRSRVRGFIRKVEEAIASGDATLAKDALQAAQPELQRAATKGVVHANTASRKISRLASRVKALSA